Proteins from one Thermoplasma sp. Kam2015 genomic window:
- a CDS encoding aspartate ammonia-lyase: protein MRTERDVIGEVQLPDDVFYGINTARARENFRITGLTADSDHIVSIAQVKKAAALVNADGGSLDREKADYISKACDEIINGKYHDQFVIDVYQAGAGTSYNMNANEVIANVALTLMGKNKGDYSVIHPNDHVNMSQSTNDVYPTMMRLTVSKKIRKLKNALNELIESLENKSKEFRGIAKPGRTHLQDAAPVTLGLEFGAYAYAMKKDRDEIIDASDYIMELNIGGTAVGTGINTAKNYQENVVKHINEITKENFRKSSNLLGIMQFMTDFSRVMNSVTNLALDVEKIANDIRLLYSGPGTGIHEIIIPAVQQGSSIMPGKINPSIAEAMNMICHSVIGSQQAVNMSVQAGQLELNVMMPNIDYELTRSIDIMTNGLKMFKEKLIDGIKANVPVCREHLANSFGSAALLNPYLGYDNVAKIVREAVETGKSIKSLVLATGKLTEEQYMKIMDSGVPKD from the coding sequence ATGAGGACAGAAAGGGACGTTATAGGTGAAGTGCAGCTGCCCGATGATGTTTTCTATGGTATAAACACCGCAAGGGCTAGGGAAAATTTCAGAATCACGGGTCTCACCGCGGATTCTGATCACATCGTTTCAATAGCGCAGGTCAAGAAGGCTGCTGCTCTTGTGAACGCCGATGGTGGATCTCTTGACAGGGAGAAGGCTGATTACATATCAAAGGCATGCGATGAGATAATCAACGGGAAATACCACGATCAGTTCGTGATCGATGTGTATCAGGCCGGAGCTGGAACCTCTTACAACATGAATGCCAATGAGGTCATAGCCAATGTGGCGCTAACGCTGATGGGCAAGAACAAGGGTGACTACTCCGTGATCCACCCCAACGATCATGTCAACATGAGCCAGTCAACCAATGATGTTTACCCCACCATGATGCGCCTGACAGTTTCCAAAAAGATCAGGAAGCTGAAGAACGCGCTGAACGAGCTCATAGAGAGTCTGGAGAACAAGAGCAAGGAGTTCAGAGGCATAGCAAAGCCCGGAAGGACGCATCTGCAGGACGCTGCACCTGTGACACTAGGATTGGAATTCGGAGCCTACGCTTATGCAATGAAGAAGGATCGTGATGAGATAATAGACGCATCCGACTACATAATGGAGCTCAACATAGGCGGTACTGCAGTTGGAACCGGCATAAACACTGCAAAGAACTACCAGGAAAATGTTGTGAAGCACATCAATGAGATCACAAAGGAGAACTTCAGGAAGAGTTCAAATCTGCTTGGCATAATGCAGTTCATGACAGATTTTTCTAGGGTTATGAACTCCGTCACGAACCTTGCCCTAGATGTTGAAAAGATCGCCAACGATATCAGGCTTCTATACTCTGGACCGGGCACCGGCATACATGAGATTATAATTCCAGCTGTACAGCAGGGATCATCGATAATGCCCGGAAAGATCAACCCATCCATAGCGGAGGCTATGAACATGATATGCCATTCAGTGATCGGATCGCAGCAGGCCGTCAATATGAGCGTACAGGCAGGCCAGCTTGAGCTCAACGTGATGATGCCCAACATAGATTACGAGCTTACAAGATCCATAGACATCATGACAAATGGACTTAAGATGTTCAAGGAGAAGCTCATAGATGGAATCAAGGCAAACGTTCCGGTATGCAGGGAACATCTGGCAAACAGCTTTGGATCCGCCGCACTGCTGAACCCGTATCTGGGCTATGATAATGTGGCCAAGATCGTCAGGGAGGCTGTTGAGACTGGAAAGTCCATAAAGAGCCTTGTGCTAGCCACCGGAAAGCTCACGGAAGAACAGTATATGAAGATAATGGACAGTGGCGTACCGAAAGATTAA